The following coding sequences are from one Anopheles bellator chromosome X, idAnoBellAS_SP24_06.2, whole genome shotgun sequence window:
- the LOC131214078 gene encoding coronin-7, with protein MAWRFKASKYKNATPMVPKPEACIRDICVGSYQTYGNNVAASAAFIAFNWEHVGSSLAVLPIDDCGRKGKAMPLLHAHSDTVTYLDFSPFHDGLLATGSQDCLVKVWHVPEKGLEQSISNPECSFSTKQRRVETVGFHPTADCLLFATAIGCVSLWDLTCQKEAFTNNDHPEVIQSLSWKLDGKTCATSCKDKMVRVLDPRAPSPIVMATESHQSIKDSRIVWLGDQDRILTTGFDASRVRQVFIRDLRNFSTPEKLLELDCSTGVLMPLFDPDTNMLFLAGKGDTTINYLEIMDKDPFLIEGIRHSGEQTKGACLVPKRALKVMEGEVNRIIQLTSNSVIPIMYQVPRKSYRDFHSDLYPDTNGFKSDLSATQWLAGLDAPVPKISLDPAMRELGEAPVVILRGPLTEVVNNIANKTRNNNACDTCTAVKIEKESIVKPHFVPIKDKIKQIEHQSHTEKCELEQKFKELSSIKGGMVNENANLVNNQVENNGNHQSDVAYSHPLDQETIESEMGKQGETTPPKPLPRTSRNNSVSEFLSGSTEEANSVSAHRPVARPRTTTAAYKPRLGPKPFSSSTAQGDFSFDKIFNVPHAPCSESVEKDTVNRQGDYSLDTNGGQDVQYSSLQEMKSSEPMDQEDEAHQQQPDIDGSHVASTYELRKSDKSDQIFEKKASTESVDQFDAAAAEEKSQFERLTAQRSSIAERRRMYEGRSQSMQEEKPGSPTPLRRRESLKVRGEQKVSDDTEAMPPPSSDFLQNRKDLTKENVPDTIKRSNSTTSNANSAVSKRTSTVFGRVSKFRHLKGTPGQRGTNIDNIRNLSRQIPGECDGFHANAQRVAVPIAGAGGKIAVLELDKPGRLPDGVIPTLVNKQNIMDFQWDPFDPTRLAVACDDGVVKLWTIPDGGLTEPTNEPSAELVAHSDKIYIIRYHPLASNVLLTASCDMLMKIWDLNTMIEKYCLRGHTDQICCFSWSSCGKYGATVSKDTKIRMFEPRKSNHPIKEGTGPVGTRGARIVWALEGEYLVVTGFDKASERQIYVYKSTDLSTPMGMVGLDVSPAILMPFYDEDSSTLFVTGKGDVRIYCFEITDEAPFICPLSHHRCASMTQGLSFLTKNNCDVALVEFAKAQRLTNGTVETLSFTVPRIKSELFQDDLFPPTKVIWHPTLTAEEWFAGKDVEPARKSLQPEGMETLSSIYTSTTPISKKNETTEGSLKLSNKTTEQVKEEIKNSVSARMSVNKTLEQDSMEGVDETEWDE; from the exons ATGGCATGGAGATTTAAAGCATCCAAGTACAAGAATGCGACACCAATGGTTCCAAAGCCAGAGGCGTGCATTCGGGACATATGCGTGGGTTCGTATCAAACCTATGGCAATAACGTTGCCGCGTCTGCTGCGTTCATCGCGTTCAACTGGGAGCATGTAGGCTCAAGTctggcagtgttgccaatcGACGATTGTGGCCGCAAAGGCAAGGCTATGCCTCTTTTGCACGCACACTCGGATACGGTAACCTATCTCGATTTCTCGCCGTTCCATGATGGTCTCCTAGCGACCGGATCGCAAGATTGTCTGGTAAAGGTGTGGCACGTTCCCGAGAAAGGACTAGAACAGTCCATTTCGAATCCCGAGTGTTCATTCTCCACAAAACAAAGGCGAGTGGAAACGGTCGGTTTTCACCCAACTGCAGACTGCTTGCTCTTCGCTACCGCAATAGGCTGCGTTAGCCTGTGGGACTTAACCTGTCAAAAGGAAGCTTTCA CCAACAATGACCATCCGGAGGTGATACAGTCGCTGAGCTGGAAACTTGATGGGAAGACGTGTGCTACCAGCTGCAAGGACAAAATGGTGCGTGTATTGGACCCCCGTGCTCCATCGCCTATCGTAATGGCGACGGAAAGCCATCAAAGCATAAAGGACTCGCGGATCGTCTGGTTGGGGGACCAAGATCGTATTTTGACAACAGGGTTCGATGCTTCGCGTGTGCGCCAGGTTTTCATACGTGATCTGCGCAATTTTTCCACACCCGAAAAACTGCTTGAACTCGACTGCTCAACAGGCGTTCTGATGCCATTGTTTGATCCCGACACAAACATGCTCTTTCTAGCTGGAAAAGGCGACACTACCATCAATTATCTAGAGATCATGGACAAAGATCCATTTTTGATTGAAGGTATTCGCCATTCCGGCGAGCAAACCAAGGGAGCTTGTTTAGTTCCCAAACGAGCGCTCAAAGTCATGGAAGGGGAGGTAAACCGCATCATTCAACTGACATCCAACTCGGTCATTCCAATAATGTATCAAGTCCCACGAAAG AGCTACCGTGACTTTCACAGCGATTTGTATCCCGACACTAACGGATTTAAAAGCGACCTTTCTGCAACGCAGTGGCTAGCCGGACTGGATGCTCCAGTGCCAAAAATTAGCCTGGATCCAGCAATGCGTGAACTTGGTGAAGCTCCTGTTGTT ATCTTGAGAGGTCCCCTCACCGAGGTGGTTAATAACATAGCCAATAAAACACGCAACAATAATGCGTGTGATACTTGTACGGCagtaaaaattgaaaaggaGAGTATCGTGAAGCCTCACTTTGTACCGATAAAGGATAAAATCAAGCAGATAGAGCACCAGTCACACACGGAAAAGTGTGAACTAGAACAAAAGTTTAAAGAACTTTCATCGATAAAAGGGGGAATGGTCAATGAGAATGCCAATCTAGTTAATAACCAGGTTGAAAACAACGGAAATCATCAATCGGATGTCGCATACAGCCACCCTTTGGACcaagaaacaatcgaatcggaaatgggaaaacaggGCGAAACAACCCCGCCGAAACCATTGCCAAGAACATCAAGGAACAACTCTGTCTCCGAGTTTCTTTCTGGATCCACAGAGGAAGCCAATAGCGTGTCAGCGCACAGACCGGTAGCAAGACCTAGAACCACTACTGCGGCATATAAG CCTCGCCTTGGGCCGAAACCATTTAGCAGTTCGACTGCTCAGGGAGACTTCTCattcgataaaatattcaacgtCCCACACGCACCCTGCAGCGAGTCGGTAGAAAAAGATACGGTCAACCGCCAGGGCGATTATTCGCTCGATACAAACGGAGGTCAAGATGTACAGTATTCAAGCCTCCAGGAAATGAAATCATCCGAACCGATGGACCAAGAAGATGAGGCCCATCAGCAACAACCAGATATAGATGGGTCCCACGTAGCGTCTACGTACGAGTTGCGAAAG AGTGATAAGAGCGATCAG ATTTTCGAAAAAAAGGCTTCCACGGAGTCGGTAGATCAattcgatgctgctgctgccgaagaAAAGTCGCAGTTCGAGCGTTTGACTGCACAAAGATCAAGTATTGCGGAAAGGCGTCGTATGTATGAAGGCAGATCCCAGAGTATGCAGGAAGAAAAACCGGGTTCACCGACGCCTTTAAG ACGGCGAGAATCTTTGAAAGTACGAGGAGAACAAAAAGTTTCCGATGATACTGAAGCAATGCCGCCTCCAAGTTCCGATTTTCTGCAAAACCGCAAAGACCTGACGAAAGAGAATGTTCCGGACACAATCAAGCGAAGTAATAGTACGACTTCAAATGCCAACAGTGCTGTATCAAAACGGACTTCCACTGTGTTTGGGAGAGTGTCCAAATTTCGCCATTTGAAAGGCACGCCTGGTCAACGAGGTACAAACATTGATAACATACGCAACCTAAGTCGCCAAATTCCTGGGGAGTGTGACGGATTTCATGCAAATGCTCAGCGCGTAGCTGTACCTATCGCGGGTGCCGGTGGTAAGATCGCCGTCTTGGAACTGGATAAACCAGGTCGTCTTCCTGACGGCGTCATTCCAACGCTagtcaacaaacaaaacatcatGGACTTCCAATGGGATCCATTCGATCCTACGCGACTTGCTGTTGCGTGCGACGATGGCGTTGTTAAACTCTGGACAATCCCGGACGGTGGATTGACTGAGCCAACCAACGAACCGTCAGCCGAGCTAGTTGCTCACTCGGATAAAATTTACATCATTCGCTATCATCCCCTTGCCAGCAATGTGCTGCTCACCGCAAGCTGCGATATGCTGATGAAAATATGGGATTTGAATACCATGATCGAGAAGTATTGCCTCCGCGGTCACACTGATCAAATTTGTTGCTTCTCTTGGAGTTCGTGTGGTAAATACGGTGCCACCGTTTCGAAGGACACTAAGATAAGAATGTTTGAACCGCGGAAGTCAAATCATCCGATCAAGGAAGGTACCGGACCAGTCGGAACACGCGGTGCACGTATTGTGTgggcactagaaggagaatATTTGGTGGTAACCGGATTCGACAA AGCTTCGGAACGGCAGATCTATGTATATAAATCGACAGATCTGAGCACTCCTATGGGGATGGTCGGCCTTGACGTGTCACCAGCTATTTTGATGCCCTTTTACGACGAGGATAGTTCCACCCTTTTCGTAACCGGCAAAGGCGACGTGCGAATCTATTGCTTCGAAATAACTGACGAAGCACCATTTATCTGCCCCTTGTCTCATCATCGATGCGCATCAATGACGCAGGGGTTAAGCTTTCTCACGAAAAACAACTGTGACGTAGCGTTGGTAGAATTTGCCAAAGCTCAACGACTCACGAATGGCACCGTAGAAACCTTGAGCTTCACAGTTCCTCGAATCAAATCGGAACTGTTCCAGGATGATCTTTTCCCTCCTACAAAAGTCATCTGGCATCCAACACTGACTGCGGAAGAATGGTTTGCAGGAAAGGATGTTGAGCCTGCTCGAAAAAGCCTGCAACCAGAGGGCATGGAAACAT TATCGTCGATTTATACGTCCACAACACCGATCTCGAAGAAGAATGAGACAACTGAAGGCTCACTGAAACTATCAAATAAAACTACCGAGCAAGTTAAGGAAGAG ATAAAAAACTCAGTTAGTGCCCGAATGTCGGTGAACAAAACCCTCGAACAAGACAGCATGGAAGGTGTGGACGAAACAGAATGGGACGAGTAG
- the LOC131213186 gene encoding SPARC, whose amino-acid sequence MVRFVTTCALAFVLVVTIIGSSPVRADRLLDELLNEFDDDDEALLRHMEEKHVSKDLVRENQLAREQSAWLAAEDTRYGSPPEDEDGEAPNGVPRLTDPCKGVRCGAGRVCSVSEADGLAECICIPECPTETDPRRKVCTSLNETWDSACEVHRQRCLCNTHDQQCRSEEVRHVHINYYGYCRQMPECSDSDLADFPRRMRDWLFNVMRDLASRNELPEPYMELDHEAMTNMTKRWTNAAIWKWCDLDGHPHDNTVSRHELFPIRAPLMALEHCISPFLETCDPNRDHRISLQEWGKCLELEEDDLTARCAEITKDDESEKNDIEAGA is encoded by the coding sequence ATGGTGCGTTTTGTAACAACTTGCGCACTGGCGTTTGTGCTGGTCGTAACAATAATTGGTAGCTCCCCGGTGCGGGCGGACAGGCTGCTGGACGAGCTGCTCAACgagttcgacgacgacgatgaggctCTGTTGCGGCACATGGAGGAGAAGCACGTGAGCAAGGATCTGGTTCGGGAGAACCAATTGGCACGTGAACAGTCCGCGTGGTTGGCGGCAGAGGACACGCGGTACGGGTCGCCgcccgaggacgaggacggcgaAGCACCGAACGGTGTGCCGCGCCTGACGGACCCGTGCAAGGGGGTCCGCTGTGGAGCGGGGCGCGTGTGCAGTGTCAGCGAGGCCGACGGTCTGGCAGAGTGCATCTGCATCCCGGAGTGtccgaccgaaaccgatccgcgCCGCAAGGTGTGCACCAGCTTGAACGAGACCTGGGATTCCGCCTGCGAAGTCCATCGCCAGCGGTGCCTGTGCAACACCCACGATCAGCAGTGCCGCAGCGAGGAGGTACGGCATGTGCACATCAACTACTACGGCTACTGCCGGCAGATGCCCGAGTGCTCGGATAGCGATCTGGCCGACTTTCCGCGGCGGATGCGCGACTGGCTGTTCAACGTGATGCGGGACCTGGCGTCGCGCAACGAGCTCCCCGAGCCGTACATGGAGCTGGACCACGAGGCGATGACGAACATGACGAAGCGCTGGACCAACGCTGCCATCTGGAAGTGGTGCGATCTCGATGGCCACCCGCACGATAATACCGTCTCTCGGCACGAACTGTTCCCGATTCGCGCACCACTGATGGCCCTCGAACACTGTATCTCGCCGTTCCTGGAAACCTGCGACCCGAACCGCGACCATCGCATCTCGCTGCAGGAATGGGGCAAGTGCCTCGAGCTGGAGGAGGACGACCTGACCGCTCGTTGTGCCGAGATCACGAAGGACGATGAGTCGGAGAAAAATGATATCGAGGCTGGGGCATAA
- the LOC131213201 gene encoding uncharacterized protein LOC131213201 has translation MRHKFNKSIVSSSVITNRMPVAVVRRRHHVDNDSNIHLHTFRRRRSFDWCVRLQSDRRRILCRALHDSLIALVVLCLVVLSVRAKSIDAKQPFAPLSPEQRMWLNPCGYPAPYEITINTPLNNVDFSKMRDQVNTSLGTVQVSIRNYTKTIFGVPMDRHHTTWEGRDEPWIYNDDLRIPKKFQNNIVDTIYMRISYMSIQEATRDFYRLLRDSYRRYIRLAKGIEKMKEDLENIHNRSKYKRFEIELLNQVREEVRQSLQQVLCEIFEVLVVIDKKFLFQLLKEEHSIDINDSYLDESERKLRDWTIYRELINQLEYIIQYMKALEQRRSASGSEAKEQGTN, from the exons ATGCGACACAAATTTAACAAATCTATCGTCTCGTCATCGGTTATTACGAACCGAatgccggtggccgtggtacGCAGACGTCATCATGTCGATAATGATAGCAACATACATTTGCATACATTCCGCCGCAGAAGAAGCTTCGATTGGTGCGTGCGGCTACAGAGCGATCGGCGACGAATATTGTGCCGAG CGTTGCATGATTCCTTGATAGCATTGGTTGTGCTGTGCCTGGTGGTCCTTTCGGTGCGCGCCAAATCCATCGACGCCAAACAACCGTTCGCACCATTGTCTCCCGAGCAACGGATGTGGCTGAACCCGTGCGGATACCCGGCCCCGTACGAGATCACAATCAACACGCCCCTCAACAATGTGGATTTTTCCAAGATGCGCGACCAGGTGAACACCTCCCTCGGAACAGTTCAAGTGTCAATTCGAAACTAT ACGAAGACCATTTTCGGAGTTCCTATGGACCGCCATCATACGACTTGGGAAGGCAGGGACGAACCTTGGATCTACAATGATGATTTGCGTATACCGAAAAAGTTCCAAAACAACATCGTCGACACGATCTACATGCGAATCTCGTACATGTCGATTCAGGAAGCGACAAGGGACTTCTACCGCCTTCTAAGGGACTCATACCGACGGTACATCCGGCTTGCGAAGGGTATCGAGAAAATGAAGGAAGACTTGGAAAATATTCACAACCGGTCGAAGTATAAGCGGTTCGAGATCGAGCTGCTGAACCAAGTGCGGGAAGAGGTTCGCCAAAGTCTGCAGCAGGTGCTATGCGAGATCTTCGAGGTGTTGGTGGTTATCGATAAGAAGTTTCTCTTCCAACTGCTGAAAGAGGAACACTCAATAGACATCAACGATTCGTACTTGGACGAGAGCGAACGGAAACTGCGCGACTGGACTATCTACAGGGAACTGATCAACCAGCTAGAGTACATTATACAGTACATGAAAGCGTTGGAGCAACGTCGATCCGCGAGCGGCAGTGAAGCGAAAGAGCAAGGCACAAACTAA
- the LOC131213389 gene encoding transmembrane protein 120 homolog — protein MDLNELDREWSELSDEYRSLEMVNQSYLDLHERLEEMQEKCTKQIQHQRYRMQQIRKNLKLYVRKEQITASDKEKASGLEKNIMKRKAQIHEIEQGLPQQNSRYLKIILGDVNVSILNRNDKVRYKDEYEKFKLILNVIGLLLSFLNIIFNLRALELVFLFLLVWYYCTLTIRESILKVNGSRIKGWWRLHHFISTVCAGVLLVWPQGEPWQLFRTQFMYFNVYISLVQYMQFRYQKGVLYRLKALGERHNMDITIEGFHSWMWRGLSFLIPFLFVGYVFQFYNAWTLYQLTKHPEATWQIPVLSVLFLILFAGNMTTTMLVIPQKLNEHTETRYRLMNLIASKRQKIDKKGDSNEQQQAGVNEFVKSE, from the exons ATGGATCTTAATGAGCTTGATAGGGAATGGTCCGAACTATCGGACGAATACAGAAGTTTGGAG ATGGTCAATCAATCTTATTTGGATTTACACGAACGCCTCGAGGAAATGCAGGAAAAATGCACGAAACAAATTCAACATCAGAGGTACCGCATGCAGCAAATTCGCAAAAACCTGAAATT ATATGTACGCAAGGAGCAGATTACAGCGAGCGACAAAGAAAAAGCATCCGGCTTGGagaaaaatataatgaaaCGGAAGGCACAGATCCATGAAATCGAACAAGGGCTTCCCCAGCAGAATAGCCGATATTTAAAAATCATCCTTGGAGATGTAAATGTTTCCATATTGAATCGCAACGATAAAGTCAGATACAAGGACGAGTACGAAAAGTTCAAGCTAATTTTAAATGTGATTGGATTATTGTTGTCGTTTCTAAACATCATCTTCAATTTGAG GGCGTTGGAATTAGTGTTTCTATTTCTGTTGGTGTGGTATTATTGTACTCTTACAATCAGAGAATCAATTTTGAAG GTTAACGGATCAAGAATCAAAGGATGGTGGCGTTTGCATCACTTCATTTCGACTGTTTGCGCCGGTGTACTCCTAGTTTGGCCACAAGGCGAACCATGGCAACTGTTTAGAACACAATTCATGTACTTTAACGTATACATTAGCTTAGTGCAATATATGCAATTCCGATATCAAAAAGGTGTCCTATACCGTTTAAAAGCCCTAGGTGAAAGACACAACATGGACATAACTATTGAAGGTTTCCACTCTTGGATGTGGCGCGGTCTCAGCTTTTtgattccatttttgttcgtGGGATACGTATTCCAGTTCTACAATGCATGGACTCTTTATCAATTGACTAAACATCCGGAAGCCACTTGGCAG ATTCCCGTCTtgagtgtgttgtttttgatACTGTTTGCTGGTAACATGACAACCACCATGTTGGTAATACCACAAAAGCTTAATGAACATACGGAAACCCGATATCGACTTATGAACTTGATAGCATCGAAGCGACAAAAGATT GATAAAAAGGGCGATTCcaacgaacaacaacaagctGGTGTGAATGAATTTGTAAAATctgaataa
- the LOC131213202 gene encoding uncharacterized protein LOC131213202, with the protein MEERFPAEDVKQPEITVFELNSSNPNSLEKMPVENSSTAEPSAMPKVSFENVETAITVGEEHEGKGFELNSSNTSTVKQNAIEYPSTTDQPCTFNASVEAAPESSIGVATVEKTDKASSSAIEEHMDSSTTHEGPEDWPPHPPPTPSS; encoded by the exons ATGGAAGAGCGATTCCCTGCAGAAG ATGTAAAGCAGCCAGAAATAACAGTGTTCGAATTGAACAGCAGCAATCCGAATTCACTCGAAAAGATGCCCGTCGAAAACTCAAGCACCGCCGAACCAAGTGCTATGCCGAAAGTTAGTTTTGAAAACGTTGAAACAGCCATCACTGTTGGAGAAGAACACGAAGGAAAAGGGTTCGAATTGAATAGCAGTAATACGAGCACAGTTAAGCAAAATGCTATTGAATACCCTAGTACAACAGACCAACCATGTACGTTCAATGCCAGCGTTGAAGCAGCACCCGAAAGTAGTATCGGTGTGGCCACAGTTGAAAAAACGGACAAGGCATCATCCAGTGCGATTGAAGAACACATGGATTCGAGTACCACTCACGAAG GCCCCGAAGATTGGCCtccccacccaccacccaccccctcTTCCTAG